Proteins encoded by one window of Anguilla rostrata isolate EN2019 chromosome 9, ASM1855537v3, whole genome shotgun sequence:
- the LOC135262575 gene encoding transmembrane protein 47-like, with amino-acid sequence MSLNEVSVFRPFKLIAILCVFLALCLDVVAVLSPAWVTAERYALSLWESCREVDGVWMCVSTLSSDWQIATLVLLLAGAALTLLAFLIALISQCKGTHRKHYRTVAIFLFTAVVAQACALFLYPIKFMDSTVLQTYHEFNWGYGLGWGATIFMLGGGILLCLRTDMYEDAMY; translated from the exons ATGTCTCTAAATGAAGTCAGCGTGTTCCGGCCATTCAAACTGATTGCAATACTTTGTGTGTTTCTCGCGTTGTGCCTGGACGTAGTGGCCGTACTGAGTCCAGCTTGGGTAACAGCGGAGCGCTACGCATTGTCGCTGTGGGAGTCTTGCAGGGAAGTCGACGGTGTCTGGATGTGCGTCTCGACTCTGAGCTCTG ACTGGCAGATTGCAACCCTGGTGCTGCTGCTTGCTGGTGCGGCACTGACTCTGCTGGCCTTCCTCATCGCCCTGATCTCACAGTGCAAGggcacacacaggaagcactaTCGCACAGTGGCCATCTTCCTCTTCACAGCAG tGGTGGCCCAGGCCTGCGCTCTATTCCTCTACCCCATCAAGTTCATGGACAGCACAGTCCTGCAGACCTACCATGAATTCAACTGGGGCTACGGCCTGGGCTGGGGGGCCACCATTTTCATGCTGGGAGGGGGCATCCTCCTCTGCCTTCGGACAGACATGTATGAAGATGCCATGTACTGA